One Magnolia sinica isolate HGM2019 chromosome 2, MsV1, whole genome shotgun sequence genomic window, gagtagttatccttgaggaagatggtgatcaacttcATCATGCTCATCCCTACGTCAGCCtcacatgatgatggcccatattgacgtggccccacatgatggacaatccacatcaaaggtccatccctaatgatgaatgacccacatccaaggcaagcctcgcatgatgggcaacccacattaaaggtggacaCCACATGATGGAAAAttataaatggtgggccccacatgatggatgatccacatcaaggtgggccccacattatggataatccacatcaaaggtcgacaTAATGACGAGTGGCTCATATCCAaggcgggtcccacatgatggacggctcacatcggaggtgggcccacatgatggatgatccacatcaaaggtgtatTCCACATGATAGATATTAgatattgaagatgggccccacatgatggatatgactaACATCAAAGATGAGCCCTACCTAATGAACTGTGCCCATTAAAgtttggcccctaatgatgaatcaCCCACAACCAAGGTgtccctgcatgatggatggctcacatcAAAGGTGCGGCTACACAataaatgatccacatcaaaggttggccccacatgatggaccgtGGATGTGAAGGAACCAAAGAGGCTTTCTGGATAATTACCCGTGATATTGGAGACCAAATatgcttttttactttttggaTGATAAGTACATGTTTGCCAATTATATTTATCCACTgattaagtagaaatcaagataaactACTTAGGCATAAGTACCTTATCTAAATTAACTTACGATTCAAACGCCTGAAGTGTAAGGCTTTAAACTGTTTATAACACTTTCAGTGGCTGCTTGAGATATCACACTGGTTGGAGAGGTAGCGACTACAGACTGCATGAATCTTCTGTTGATTTTTTGGCCTTTAATACCATCATTTGTAGTTCGTGGGATGAGAACATTGATGGCCACTGATGGGGTTGACTTCAATGGCAATTCTCTCAAAGATGTGGAGCTTAGGGATGCTCTTGGGGGTTTCGGAGTAGGAAAATTCTTGGGCACGATCGGGATATTGTTCCTTCCAGGGGGTGATTATTAGTCTCTTCAACACATAGTTTGTTTTGGGTAGAATAGTTGCAGAGAGAAGCTGACGGTTAATGGGGCACGTAGTTTTTCCCAGTCTTAACCATTCTTGGATTGTCCGTCTCTCATATGTTTGGCCTGTTTCAAGAGTCACTGGGTCACTAAAGAGCTGGCCTGTGATAGTATAGACAAAATCTTTTGGAGGTCTTGTTCGAGGAGTTATATCAGATGATGGGGGAGACATGCTGCTCTGGCTCACTTCTTCCACTGTTTCGCTGTGGAAACTACAGAATCAAGGAGATTTATGTCAGTGCATGTTTTGGTTGTGTTACGTATACTGAAGTACTTTAACGGAGGAATTACATGATTCTCAACAAAAGAAGTAAGACCAAAGTTTAAATGATCCTTATCATTGATCTGATGATCCCCACCATGGGCGTGGATCATGCCTGAAATATCTGCTGGATTGGTTTATCCAATCTATCCAATCTTTTGGCCTTTTTCAGTTGACTGCAAATATGTCCTATATTTCTTTTTCAATAGTCTGGATCATCAAAATGTGGGCTCCAATTGTACAAACTAAAGACATCACTGATGCTACACAACTTTCAGTGAAGGATCATAAAATTCTCTCCCAAATGACtccgagaaggaaaaaaaaagaaaaaagaaaaggaaatgaatCCAATCAAAGACCTCTTCCAATGGCATGTTGGCCAAAAAAACATGATAAGGAAATAGAAatatgttgagatgtggagtcacatctgggTAATGCCACTCGACCGGTTAagggctggctcgactcaaagtccggcGAGCTATGATTTTTTGGGTCCgcagtgcttgaccggtcgaggccctTGCTCGACCAGTGGAGcaacctgctcgaccagtcgaggttatgtagATTCGTTTTCGAATTTTgcacggactgcggatttttgtgacggtttcgcaagaggtgcgaaagggaagttgcctaaactataaataggggtccctagggcttttctagaattataggagttattctaaagtgtgggcaaatgGTTTTCTGTATACATCTAAGGGAAAATGTTAGTATATTaattgcttgtaatctcatttttttcgtagtggaagtttgcacccatggttttttacccttgtttggggtttttccatgtatatcttgtcttgtggtttgtttggtatacTTTGATTCTACttttagattatatttctttctgtttatcgtttgtgggtgagaccggagattggatctcagttcactgcgttgttggtgtgctgcgcaacaactggtatcaaagatATTTGTTTAGTTCTAttaggagcgatgacggaagaatgaaagactagaattgagaagtttgatggttcaaactttgcgttctagaagatgcagatggaggaatatctgtattagaaggacctctatattcctctagaaagaaaagagaaaaaaaatcagaaaagatgacagatgatgaatggtctttattggatcggaaggctttaggaacgatccgactctctttgtttaAGAGCATCGCCTTTAATATATCCAAGGtaaagaccacaaaagaattacTGAAAGCCCTAActacgatgtatgaaaaaccctcagcatccaataaggttcatcttatgaaacagctattcaacataaagatgtcagatggtgggagcgtagcTGAACATTTAAATGACTTCAATACAGTcatgagccagttggaatccgttggtattgtttttgaggacgaggtcagggcgttattgatcttgtccagtttgccagatagttgggatggtttggtgattgctatgAGAAATTCTTCAGGGTtgataaagctgaaatttgatgatgtggctggtctaattctcagcgaagaatctacaagaaagacatcaggagtttcaggggattcaaggAATGTTTTAAACGTTAAagaaagaggaagatcgctgaacaaatgaggcaataaacatAGATGTTTTAAGTCGAGGAAAAAGTCCAAGGGACTGAAAGACAAACACGGGTGTTGGCATTgaggcaagaaggggcacatgaaatgtTATTGCAAGGcccttaagaaacaagaaggaagctctcaaggtgggaaagattcaATGAATTTATTTGatgagagtgacacagaggcgttaatCTTGTCTCTTAATGCGAGGAATGaatcttgggtcatagactcaggtgcttcgtttcatgtcacTTCGTGTGAGGAAGTTCTGTGTGATTATGTGTCAGAtaactttgggagagtctacctaggtgatgatgagccatgcagtattgttggaaagggagatgttcatataaattagaaagagggaacaactttgaaattgaaggatgtcagacatgtaacGAGTTTGAAACAGAATTTGATCTCAGTGAGGTAGTTGCCCGATACCGGATatatgacgacattcactagtgattcctagaATATCAGAAAAGATGCCTTTATGATATCTCGAGGAAAGAAGGAAGgaactttgtacgtgacttcaggatcgtatagttcactcacaaTTGTATCAACTGAGTGAATCGTCAATTATGAcattagaggttgggacatatgagtgagaaagggatgaaagtgctattgtcaaaagggaagctaccaggtctgaagtctattgacttggaattctgcgaggattgCGTGTATGGAAAGCAGAAGAGagtaagtttcaagaaaacaggacgtgctccaaagacacatctattGGAGTTTGtatacactgatgtgtggggactgacacaggtattatcttttggtggctcacgttattttctttcttttattgatgatgctaataGAAAATTGTgtgtctatttcttaaagcatagatctgatgtatttgatgtatttaagaagtgaaaagtaatggtagaaaatgatacaggtaaaacagtaaaatgtcttagattagataatgggggagaatactgtgataagatatttgaggagtattgtgcagcaaatggaattaaACTTCAGAAAATAATTCGAGGGACATCACAACAGAACGGTGTAGCTGAGCATATTAACAGGACTATCCTTGAGCGCTCTAGGAGCATGAGGTtgcatgcagggttgcccaagacgttttgggcaaatgctgtgaatactgttgcatatctcatcaatagaagtcccttagtaccattggatggtgggctaatAGAAGAAACGTAGACtgaaaaagaagtgaaccttgcatatCTCAGAGTGTTCGATTGCACTTCAtttgttcacattgatgcagaacacagaaacaagctggatgcgaagtccaggaggtgcacgtttataggctatgggcagcatgattttggctataagttttgggatacagaaaatagaaaaatcatcagaagtaaagatgtggtcttcaatgaaaaagtgatgcttAAGGATAGTATGCAATAAAACAAgaccgatgagaaagaattcgtagagttagcAGAGTtatcggacacgggtgttacagtgccacaggatgatcatacacaggagcattatgaggcagagccacagacaccggttgtaaggaggtctactcgggagagagacccacggtccgatactcaccctccttacattatctactgcttaCATATagtggtgaaccagagtgttttgaagaggcattacagtcagatacacaggttaagtgggagcaggccatggatgatgagatggactctcttgaatcaattcgtacatgggagctagtcactctacctaagggtaagaaagctctccATAACAAgcgggtttacagactgaaggaggagcatgatggttcgaaatggtaaaAGGCTatattggttgtgaaagggttttaaCAAAAGGCATGTATTGATTtcattgaaatattttcaccggtagtgaaaatgtctacgattcgcatagtcttgagtatagtggctacagaggacttatatctagagcagctagatgttaagacagcctttcatcatggggaccttgaagaagagatatatatgcatcaaccgACAGGATATGCGGCatcaggaaagaaaaacaatgtgtgtagactgaagaagagtctatatgaccTGAAGCAAGCcttgaggcagtggtacaagaagttcgacagtttcatgtcgggaaacggttttaagagatgtcatgcagaccactgttactatttgaagaagtttgatacgttgtacatcatccttcttctgttcgttgatgatatacttgtggccggtttaagcatgaaggacatctcagatctcaaaagacaaccgtctagagaattttccatgaaggatttaggagctgtaaAACAAATtataggcatgaggataaagcgtgacaggaaaaacaagaaactggttttgtcataggcagagtacatagctaagttacttgatcgattcagtatAGGAGGTGTTAAGCTGGTTAGCACTCTATTAGCCAATCACTTCAAGCTTTTTAAGGAGCGTGGTACAGACAAAGggggaacgggactacatggctaaagtcccatacgcatcagctattgggagtctcatatatgttatggtgagcacgaggccagacattgctcaagcagtgggagttgttagcaagcTCATGAAAAAttccgggaaggaacattgggaagttgtGAAGTAGATCCTcaaatacctggtaggtactgtggatatagggttgtgctatggtggatcagaaatcaagctacaaagctacgtagattcagatttgacaggagatatcgatagcagaagaagcattgtaggttatgtctttactctgggtagtgcagCAGTCAGTTgcgtctctcagttacagaagatagtatctattagtacaacggaagcagaatatgttgtagctacagaagcatgcaagaAGATGGTGTGAATGTAAGGTTTCATAGAAGAGTTggataagaagcaagcagattgcaagttgtacagtgacagtcagagtgcaatacacttgtctaagaatttagcctttcattgaaggacaaagcatattgacatcaaatatcacttcatacgttcattattggaagatggattgattgctctgaagaagattcatacaagtgagaattctgcggatatgctgaccaaggcagtCACACAAGAGAACTTGAAGCTttattcagctttgattggtcttcaggcttgaagatggggaggtggtgcactccggatgtagaagacgaaggtttatggagATATGtatccaagtgggagattgttgagatgtggagtcacatctaGGCAGCGCCACTCGAACAGTCGAGTgggctgcttgaccggtcgaggggcCCACTTGATCGGTCGAgggttggctcgactcaaagtccaacaagctaTGATTTTTTGGGTCtgcagtgctcgaccggtcgaggccctaGCTCAACCAGTCAAGGTTACGTGGATTCATTTATGGATTTTGTACGAACTATGGATTTTTGAGacagtttcgcaagaggtgcgaaagggaagttgcctaaactataaataggggtccctaaggcttttctaaggttatgggagttattctaaggtgtgggcaaagagttttctctatacatccaagGAAAAGGTTactatattgcttgtaatctcgttttcttcatagtggaagtttgcacccgtggttttttacccttgtttggggtttttccacgtatatcttatcttgtggtttgtttggtatgctttgattctacttctagattatatttatttctgtttatcgtttgtgagtgagaccggagattggatctcgttTCATtacattgttggcgtgctgcgcaacaaaatAATCCTCATGTGAACTCAAAAAACCCATaactttgaattttaaaaaaatcatttcttaCCCATCCAGCGAAACTTGGTTCTTTATATTTCTAAAACTCAATACTCCTATTGCAATTGAAGCTCTTCCTGCAATTTTAACGTACTTCAGGTTCATTAACTGTTTGTTGCACGACGTCCTCCACATCATCAATTGTTGGTGGGAATTGATCATAACCCCGTATAAGATCTGCTGCTGGATATTCCGCACTGGCGAGGATTCCCAAGCCGTCATCAATTGgattgatcatcatcatcaagccaCTCCACTTCTCTAAATGGATATTCCCAAGCTACGCCACGTACCTGTGCATATAAAGGTCAAGTGCAACCAACAACCACTAAGCCACCTTCACTTGAAAAGTCAATAATCAATAGTTGATACATGTGTTTGAAGAGCCGCTGAGCATGGAAGGAGCAGATCTAAAATGGCAGGCATCCTTAAACCTCACTAGGCTCATTCATGAAAAGACCAAGCCCATATTAGAtttgggtcaggcttgggttgacATAGATATGGCCCCAGCCCAAGCCAGCTTACATCCCATTTATATTGTCATATTACATTGTAACTCATGTTCGGAagcactttggaaataaaaggaGAGTGACATTTTCTTTTAAAgttatttcataagaagcattCTGAGAgaccaaaaaatagaaaagagcAAACCGGAAGTGATCAAGACTATTGGAACCTTAAAACAATCGTATTTCACAAACTGGAATGattttttcgacatatcatatatgattttaggtaggagaaactattttagccaaccaaccccgctatgtcgGGTTACCCACGTCAGATTTGAGAGATTCCATCGGATCGACGGTTAAAAGtcccatttattttcatttttacgataaatagtaagttttagttcaatcataacttttaatccttcGAGttgtaggagttgtgcccaacatgaaaagggctcagaaaaattaggagaataacatggttaggccaaattggactcttactattttttgccgaaaaccatGATGTCTAATGGGAATGATGACCGTCGATAAATAGTAAggttactatttataataagtcacatttttaagGAGTTTCAGTTTAAAACTTCGTCttaggtttgagttcactatttaaaggattgtaatttcttttctaaatcatcaattaatttattttcaattttattagaaattatttctattttatccctcatggatttgaggaaactcTATGAGGAATCTAGAGAGCTCTATagattcgaaatagttatccatgaggaagacagtgatcgacctcatcacgtccttccctatgtcaattggtattagagagaGGACTCTCCTTGGGCAGATGTCAAGTAACAACAGAATGAACTAAAATTATGTGGACTGTGATatagggattcattatcttttggGAAGAATGAAAGATTTCCACTgggagagttagttgaccatACAATGATTATAGCTAACCCTCGATCGTATTTCAGATGCACTAATTATGCCCTGAGCCCAAGGTGATGCTCAGTCATCTGTTATCACTATATAGCATAACCCCAATTTTTGTAGAATGCTTccggaggtaaattgtagggctaCCCTAGATGAGTCGAACTCCAACGATGAGGACAtgtaagacccgacctgagttcgcatgtgtgcatgtgtgtgtgtgagtatgcatctcattcatcttagtcccgcggtcctaccggtggaatttcgacgacctgcaaccatcggatagtgtttgcggtcatccttaagtccggtcacgtagacccgattCGGATTGAGCCGAAACCTGTGCCATCTTGTCAgcttcgtcgttgcggttccaacgccgtgtctcgtgcGTAAATCGGACGTTTCTATCTAAAGTTGTAGGCCGTGCATTATTGGGGCCActgatcatgatgtgggacccactggtgcTTGTGCACATTTTTCTAGGTGAAACCCACCTTGGAATCCCATCATTACCTAGCTTAACCTACAAGCTACCCTACACCTTTTTTTAATAGCTAGTATGATGGATTTGCCTAAACCTAAGCAATGATTGCTCTCTTTCTTAAAAAAACTATGACGCATTTCTCTATCCTAAGCCCCTCTTTTTCagcaaaattcagatttttcccttCTCTAGGAGAAACTCATCATTTCTTGCCTTAAaatcctctttcttctcttcttctctagcAACTTTCCTCCATTATTCCAGCACGCTTTCACTTATATAATCCCCCATCTAACCCTTGAAGAAAGATCTCAACCTTAAATCCATGTACCTTGGAGCTTGAAGACCATCTTGGAGGTGTTTGCTTGAAGAACTtgtaggtgggtgtgcatgtactTAGAATCTTAGGATCtacatttcttcttcttatttcttctcttCACCTCATGTttgaagcatgtggggcccatcaaatgatggtggaggccccATGTCTTCTTGGATGTGGCTATCGGTCCAACCTTTTGTGCATGCATAATTCatgggtggggccattctccatggaccccaccatggtttcttttcttagttagaaggatccttaggtcatctagacccttgatccttggtgaagATGGCATCTCTACCATTGGATTTTGATCTAAAGATGCATGCATGGGTAGATCTTGTAATACCATCAATATAGTGAGATGTGTGGTTTGTGAGGAAgagaagggcctcaatgtggcgaaGTCCCTTCCCTGGTGGCtgattctctctcttctcttaatAATCActtatttttctgaggtgtgtggcccaccatttagcttggaaatatccagaccgtccaagtggGG contains:
- the LOC131226384 gene encoding U-box domain-containing protein 13-like — translated: MSPPSSDITPRTRPPKDFVYTITGQLFSDPVTLETGQTYERRTIQEWLRLGKTTCPINRQLLSATILPKTNYVLKRLIITPWKEQYPDRAQEFSYSETPKSIPKLHIFERIAIEVNPISGHQWDVPNPGLGGSRSFGGSKILGDILSQGIQIDARMLQPDQLLALSITQVEIILELLRSLIGSPESFHHGQLYLGDRGLDLC